The Vitis riparia cultivar Riparia Gloire de Montpellier isolate 1030 chromosome 3, EGFV_Vit.rip_1.0, whole genome shotgun sequence genome segment TAGgagttgaaaacttgaaatatcATTGACTATTAAATAGAAAAGCTAATCCTTGGTGCatctttcttgttctttcttTCACTCTTTCACATTCTTTCACCTGTTTATTATTGGAACTAAGTTGAATGATTTTCCAGTCATTTTTCTCTAACAGATTGAACGAGAAATAAATggttaaaatttataattataaaatatgtttttactgtaaataactttaaaatacctcatcaaatatattttttttaaaaacttacataatatacaataaacattttttaaataccttgaaaacttacttaatatataataaatattattatttatttcaagcTTACACTATTTCTCAAATGTATTAAACCcgtcataaaatattagtattttttgtttgttctaacttttaaattagacatcatcaaatacttttttttttctccaaatttatagaatatataataaatattttttaaatactttagcaaatctttttttgtttcttacttacaaaataataaatatgtcgTACATTATTTGCcttatatattaaacaatttttaaatacctcataaaatattattattattttttaatatgcaaATTAAACATATAgtgtttattatttatcataaaatggtggatgacttagggttaattttttttctccaaacatcattattgggaaaaacattgaaattttcatgtgggatttaaataaagtgtatgacaTGAGTGTATAATTCTTGGGTGATAAaggaaattttcatttaaaacgAGTAAATATACCATTCAaccattttatataagaaaatttcaatctctactatactatatactaatataatcaacttctaaaattaggtcatacgaaaatattttaattaaatatttaaaataaaaactctatatccatcatttttctgtttttttttttttgcttatttttgataaattttcaattaattcaaataagttaaaaaaatcattagtaaataaatttgtaacatttcatataacttattaccaaaagtcatgttcaaaaagttattaaaataaggaagaagattaaaagcaaattcaaactttttattttataatagtaaaaaataataataagctttaaaatactttttagcataaaaggaaagaaaatagtgaatatatttattttaaatagtattttaataattaaattatttacttctaatagaggataatttttatttatttaaattaatttttttttagaaattatttccCAACatagtttttgaatcattaatataatttttagtttatttataatttaaaaatagaaaatatttttgattttttaattattaataaaagagtataaaaaaacaataaaaaatccaaaaatagttaaataaggATGAATTTGTTGATGTTGACACGTGAAGAGTGCCGGAGTAGAGACAAAAATGAGTCTATATCAATTATCAAGCACAAGTGGGCAgcaaacacaattctcccttctTTGTATGATGAAGTGTCGAAGTCATTTTTGGTCCTGGTTTCATCATCACTTCCTTTTCTGTTTATTTCTTTGTCCGCAGCATTTACAATGGTTTGTGTCGCCACCTTGTCCCAAGTGTTGTCTTGCACGGGAAACTCTAAACCAACCTCGGCCTGTGCTTGCTTAGCCTAACCTCAGATGAGTTAAAGCTGGGATCATGGAGGCCACgactataataaattttatgggaGTTGTGGGAGACCCCCCTAATACAAATCATTAGTGGATGATAAGTTATGTTTGGACTTTGGAGATGGTTGCAATGCTTTTCATTTGATTGATGCTCATGATGTGCAAATTAAGTACTCGGATAGGTAACCCTGGTAAGAGTATTTTGATGAGCTTAGAGTTCGTTTGATAACTATGATAGAaagtatttctaacatttttaaataactcttttaataaaaattttcgaatgttagaaatattataaacatttcatataatcattatcaaatgaaTTCATAATCTCATGGAGAGATACTTGTACACGTTAACTATCCACCAAGACAATTATTTGATAAGTAACTAGAGGATAATGAGCCCCATCTCAATTGGggaagaagacaaaaagaatacaaaagaaaaattaggattCTGATTGGGAAGTGTTTTCgaaaatgattctaaaaaaatatttttaaagaacaaaatttgaaaattattctttaatattttgtacaATAAAAATCTGTTTAAGAACATGAAATGCTTTAAACTTATTTCCTATGttttaacatgttttaaaaataatttttatatataatactttattttttatcgttctccatatttatatcattattttttaaaataatcattaaaaaacaagcgaaaatagtgaaaaacaattaaaaatattatctaaaaacattctatttttttgttcttaagaacaaaaacccatTTCTAAGTTCTTGTTGCTAgacttgtttttctattttttttggttataaagaaaaaaattatagactCAACATCCTATatacaacataaaaaataagaatgatgtGTACTAATTATACATAGGGACAATTATGCCTTAAGGAGAAATAGAACTGAAATTTGGGCCAAGGCCCATAGAAGATGTAGATTTGGGCTCAAAGAGTAGAAGTCTCTCCATAATTGTTTTGAAGGACGTTTGaacaattaatcaatcaaatatatcaaaaatacccttaaaaaaaattccaattggATAATAATTTACACGTTAGCACTGCTGAGATGGTATGAAACTCTAAAACAAATATAGCCTAAAATTCATAAAAGCATTAGATAGACAAGGTTGAAGAGTACCTGGTGAGAATCACACGGAGATTGCCGGAGATTGCCGTTCTTGGCTTCACAAAGGCACATGACACCAGCAACTCTATTGGGTTTGTGGCGGTCGAATTAATGGGGATGTCTTGAAGGGAAATGGGAATGTGAATGGAATGACGAGCCCCGTCGTCACGATTCATAATCAAAATAAGCGCTCTTTCTGGTATCACTTGCTTCCAAGTTCCAAGTCGTCGTGGTTCTGATTATGTGCGAGCCCTCTCTTTCAGATGCgatcacctttttcttcttctgaaATCATCCTAGAACCTACATTTCTCCCTATGGGTTTAAGGCTTCGAGCCTTCGACAGTGTTTGCCTGCCTATTTGAGAGATCCATATGCTATATCTGCAACCGGTCACCATTCCATATTTCCATATCATATCTTACGTGGCAATGTTTAAGGGTAATTTTGTCCCACCTTAGCAACGATTATGCAATTTACGTGGACTTTAGGCCCCCACTAGTAGGCAATTTTGTCTCACCTTAGCAACCAtcatatttcaataaaatttctcATAGTTAGTTGTAATTTGAGagtattttgatatattttttttaattttcacatccttccctttttattattttcttttttaatttgttgacttttttttttcttttgacatttttcagcttcttttttgtttatattttcttttttctttttttgaaacaattatgTTTTTAACCTTATGGAcctaaaaattaggttttggttCATATAAATGAcataattgatgaaaaagatataaaatatgaaaatatcaacatatcattcaaaactattttttattataatgtttgacaaattttttgattttaaatttttttaataattattgtaaaaatttattattcttagaaaactattttttaaaaaaatatataagttaaaaaaaaataagtttgatacatttttagttattttttatatacataatttttttaaaaaaaatttccaagatatttgatttttaaataataataataataataatttattattctttttttttggaaaatggtgaattttttttttccatatcacttaattatattgaattttattgaggtttataaaaaaaaataaaatttaaattaataattttttttttcatagtcaataaatataattttcgaaaagataaaaaaaaaattatatcatttttctcgATTTTCACATTTCCTCTGGATCTCAGGGATCTTGAGCTTAAAAGGTGAATTTATATAGACTAAAGCTTAATTTTTGGACCAATCAGTCCAAAACataattgtcttttttttttttgttagtctttttaaagattttccttcttttgttttggGGGTTATATTCCAGAGGGGAGAGTGAAATTCCTGGAATCCAAACAGGCCCTCGTTGCCAGTACCAGACGAGTTATCACGCAAGCAGACTTCGGAGATACTTTCAACTAGATTCCTACTCACTCCGACTATGCAGACACTACTATTGCCGGCAGCTCTTTCCGGCAACCCCACGGCGGCGCTACCACTTCCCAGGGCGGCACCCTCTCCTTTAAACATCCACCGCCGTCTCCCGCGTTCATCACTCTCCTTCAACCACTCCACAGCCAATCCCCCTTTTTCTCCTCCAAATTCTCTCTCctcactttctctttcttccctCAAGCCCTCTCTTTCTTCTTACGATGCTCTCGGTCATAGAGGAACCAGGCTTGCCTCCTCAATTTCCCCCACTTTCCCTTCTTCCGACGAGTCCGAGAAAGCTAAACTCGCTCAGGTGCAGCATCTTTCTTCCTGCATTGTTTGATTGCCgagaaaaatgagggaaaattaaaataaactccGATTTTGAATATCTTGTATGCTGGacctaattcaaattttagCCAAAACAGAACTGAAATAcgatatttttgaattttttattttcctcagtACGTTCTAAGCAACAAACTGAGGGTTAGGTTTGGAGCTTGTTTTGAATTCGTGGGCATTGTTTGTGTAATGTGTATTTTAAGTGAAACTTATAGTTTAGAATGGTGTAGGTAGCAAAGAGATTGGAGAATACTTCGAGGTATTTCAGGAGGTTGGGCAACTTAGGGTTTTGGGGACAGTTGGTGTGTACTGTTGTTGCGGCTGTGATTCTCTCGTTTTCCGTTGTCATCACTGGGAAGATATCTTCGCCTGCAACTTTTTATTCTACTACTGGTGGAATTGTGGCCGCTTTCATTTCGGTGTTCTGGTCATTTGGGTATATTCGGCTCTCGGATAGGCTTCGGAAAACTGCAAGTGAGCCATCTAAGGTATGTAATCCTAAACAATTCTGGTGTTCTCTTGAGTTGGATTTTAGAATTCAAATGTATTATGCCTTTGTTTCCATTGTCTACTGTGAATTTAGGTGTGAAGAGAATGCTAGATAATGTAAATATGTCGCATATCAGtttaattgataattttcttggaatttttggGGTTAGTATCTCTAAGGAGAAAGCATTGGTTGgatctttttcttttgtgagtcttaaatcaaattattttcaacagaTTGGAGCTTCACTTTATTCAATGTGAAATAAATGGTGGCAGAAAGCTATTAACATAACAGTCTTTACTCTATGTTTGGTTGCTGCAAAGgatcattgaaaaaaatgagaatccAAATTTCAACACCCCCTCCTTTTTTGTTGGTTTCACATACACTTTGAGTTTCAGATACTCAACCTGACATGGAAATGTGATGTTAACTTAACAATCATAAGCAGTGGCATTGTTTTAAAGTCTGAAATGAAGTAGATTTTGTGCCCGATCATATGGACAGCTACTAAGCCTAGATTAGATGCTTATGGCCGATAAGCAACTACAATTTTGAGGTtgaaaaattatacaaattagtGACTTCTATAAGAAGTTTGGCTTGAAACTTGATGTTATGAGTTTTCTCAAgttccattttaatttattatgcaATTGATGTTTGAGCTAATTGTGAATTTTCCCTTACCTTTTATTTAGATAATGTCATGTTACTATTATTTAGGAATAGGATTTAAAACCatgaaacaaaaggaaaagaatggcAATGAAATGTACACACCCATACTTCTGCATGTTGTCATGCCCTAAAAAAACGAGCCTTCACTAATATTTTAGTTGGGTGGCAAATTCTAGACACAACGACTACGAGTTAAGAAAAGTGCAGGCATATCTGCTCAAGTCCATCAAACTGAAGTTTCTATAGACTGTCATAAGAGTGTGGGTTTTTTGAGAGTTGGGTGGAAAGCTGGATTTTATGTTGAGCAGGACTATCTTAAATATTCCAAAGGATTATTATACATAATGCAGTTGTAAGAAGGTAATAAAGAGTCTCTAGAAACCTGaggttccaaagagttccatGTTGGCTATCAATAGGGAAAGACCACATTTGATCAAGGCATCAGAAGTTGTAAAGCTCTTAACCCTTGCAAGATCCTTTGTGCTATATGAACTCTTTTCACAGTCTTAACTCTCTAGTGTTTGACTAGCCTACTTTCTCTTTTATCCTATTAGTTTCTGTTGGCCAGAAAAGTCCTTGATTTTAGGACACAGAATACACACAGAGAATCTCACAACCATATAGGTGTGTGTATGATATATAAAGAATGTTGGATGAGGAAATTATGGAAACGGGTAATCAGAATCATGTATTGCCATTAATATTTGGCAATAGTGTCTAAACCAAATCAGAGTCGTATATTACCATTCATATATTTGGCAATAGTGTGTGATCAACATGGAAACCTGGTGGTGGTAAGAGCCTATAAATAGAGGCCTCCTCTCCTCATTCTATTCATCCCAGAGTTGAGAGAAAAAGAGTGATACAACTCTTTGAGTGAAGAAGTAAGGTTCTCTTGAGAGTTAGAGAATTATTATTCTCCTAGTGTaattgggttttgggtttgtGAGGAGTGAGTGTTTATAAACACTTGTGGTTATTTTTCTCCCCGTAGTGAAGATTTGCAGCAGCTCTGTGAATGTAGCCTATTTTAAGAAGACCACATAAATTTCATGTGTTGATTTTGTCTACTCTATTTCGTTATTATTTCCACGTTTTTATTTGCTTCATTAATCTAGCCTTTTGGGAGGTTTATTTCTCAACAATTGGCATTAGAGCGTGGTTCTATAGTATTCTAGGAGCTTGGAGGTAGTCTaaggaaattgaaatttaagaGGAATAATTGTGACCCCTCCAGTCTTTCCGGGGAACTTTTAGTTCTGTCTAAGGAGGCTAGGTTTTAAGCTGGACCGTTGTGATCCTTCCAATCTTTCCTGGAAACTTTCTTAGTGGTTTAAAGCTCTGGGTGGAAGTTCCTCtgcaattttttgtttgaaaaagaaatcaGAAGTttgtaatgttttcaaaaaatggaaaaccatGGCAGAGAACGAGACGGGCTTGAAAGTGAAGCGGTTGAAGTCCGACAACGGAGGAGAGTATAGAGATGAGAAGCTTAAAGAGTTTTGTGTAGCCAATggaattaaattggaaaaaactGTTCCAAAGACACCTCAACAGAATGGTGTAGTAGAGCGTATGAGCAGAATTCTAAAAGAACGTGCCACAAGCAGGAGAATACTCGCAAGCTTACCCAGGATGTTTTGGGCTGAAGCCGTCAACACAGTGGCCTAGCTTATCAACCGTGGGCACTAAGTGCCTCTTGGAGAAAAGTTACTTGAAGAAGTATGAAGCGGAAAAGAGGCGAACTTTTCACATTTGAGAGTATTTGGTTGtatttcttatgttcatattgactCATTTGAAAGGAGCAACCTCGACGCAAAGTCCAAGAAATGTGCTTTTGTTGGATATGGCACTGATGAATTTGGCTACTGAttttgggattttgaaaataaaaaaatcatcagAAGCAGGGATGTCATCTTCAATGAGAAAGCAATACACAAGGATAAGTCATTTGCAAAATCTACCAACACAAAAGTTGAAACTTAAAAGAGGGAGTGCATTGAATTTGAGGAAAACTCTAAGAAGGAAATGCAATTTGGGGATCGGCAAAATCCTGGAAATGAAGTCTCTTAAGAAGAACCATGCAGTCTTTTAACAAAAGTGAGACGCTCTTTGAGAACTCCTAAACCGGTACAACACTATTCACCTTCTTTGCATTATTTATTGTTGACTGACAATGGAAAACcggagtgttatgatgaagcaatTCAGGTTGAAGATTTGGTCAAGTGAGAGTTTgccatgaaagatgagatggACTCACTAATGTCAAATCAAACATGGGATTTGACTGAGCTATCAAAAGGGAAGAAAGCTTTACATAACAAATGGGTTTTCAGGATCAAAGAAGAGCATGATGGAAGCAAGCATTACAAAGCTAGGTTGGTAGTCAAAGGATTGTAACAGAAAGCAGGCATCAACTACATTGAGATTTTCTCTCCAGTAGTGAAGCTGACAACAATCAGGTTGATGCTGAAGATGGTAGTTGCAAAAAATTTACATCTTGAGTAGTTAGATGTAAAGACAATCTTCCTTCATGGAGATTTGGAAGAAGAGATTTATTTGAATCAACCAAAAGGCTTCATGGTAGTAGGCAAAGAAAGCCTCGTGTGCAAGTTGAAGAAGAGTTTGTACGGTCTGAAACAGGCTCtgagacagtggtacaagaggTTCGATGGCTTCATGAGTAGCAGCGGTTTTACAAAATGTCAAGCAAATCATTGTTGTTATATCAAAAAGCTTGACAATagctttattattttacttttgtaTCTAGATGATATGCTCATTGCAGGTTCTGATATACAGGAgataaataacttaaagtggGAATTATTGTAGCAATTTTCAATGAAAGATCTAGGCGCTGCAAAGTAGATTCTTTGAATGAGGATAAGCAGGGAAAGAGCAATGGGGACTTTGATGTTGTCACAAGCAGAGTACATCAACAAAGTACTCTCCAGGTTCATGCAGAATGCTAAATCAATGAGCATGCCTTTAGGTGCCCATGTCAAACTTTGCAAAGAGCAATCACCAAAGACTAAGAAAGAACGTGATCACATCAAGAAGGTTCCTTATGCCTTTGCCATTGGAAGTTTGATGTATGTCATGGTTTGTATGAAACCAGATATTGTGCAAGCAGTGGAAGTGGTGAGCAGGTACATGAACAACCTTGGCAAAATGCACTGGGAAGTAGTTAAATGGATCCTTAGATATCTGCGAGTACTAAAATAATGGCACTTTGTTTTAGAAGTGGAGAAATGAAACTGGAAGGCTTTGTTGATGCTGACCTAGCTGGAGATGTCAACAATAGAAAGAGCACTATAGGATATGTGTATACTCTTGGAGGAACTGCAATGAGTTGGGTTTCTTAATTGCAGAAAGTTGTAGCTCTCTCCACTACTGAGGAGGAATACATTGTTGTTACAGAAGCCAGTAAGGAGATGATTTAGCTTCAAGGTTTCTTAGAAGAGTTGGGAAAGAAACAAGAGAACAATGTCCTTTGTTCTGATAGTTAGAGTGCAATTCACTTGGCGAAGCATCCATCTTTCCATGCTAGAATGAAGCATATTTAAATAAAGTATCATTTCATTCGATCTCTTTTGGAGGACAAAGCTCTTAGACTTGAGAAGATTCATGGAAATGAAAACCCAGCAGATATGTTAACAAAGACGGTGACAGTTGACAAATTGAAATTATGTTCAACTTCAGTTGGCCTGCAAATGTAGAAGAAAAGAGATGAGTTGTTGCATTGATCTTGTGTGAAAAATTCttcaagtgggagattgttggcTAGAAAAGTCCTTAATTTTAGGACACAAAATACACAAAGAATCTCACAAccatatatgtgtgtgtgagatatatataaagaatgttGGATGAGGAAATTATGGGCACAGGTAAATCAGAATCGTGTATTGTCATTTATATTTGACAATAGCATCTAAACCAAATCAGAATCGTATATTGTCATTCATATATTTGGCAACAACGTGTGATCTACATAGAAACCAGGTGGTGGTAGGAGCATATAAATAGAGGCCTCCTCTCCTCATTTTATTGATCCCAAAGTTAAGAGAAAAAGAGTGGTACAACTCTTTTTAGTGAAAAAGTGAGGTTCTCTTGAGAGTTAGAGAATTATTATTCTCTTGGGTGTaattgggttttgggtttgtGAGGAGTAAGTGCTTGTAAACACTTGTGGTTATTTTTCTCCTTATAGGGCAGATTTGCAGCAACTCCATGGACATAGCTTGTTTTGGGTGAACCATGTAAATTTCGTGTGTTGATTTTGTTTGCTCTATTTCGTTATTATTtccatgtttttatttgtttcattaaTCTGGTCTTTTGGGAGGTTTATTTCTAACAGTTTCCTTTAATAATGTCAATCTTTAG includes the following:
- the LOC117911885 gene encoding protein TIC 21, chloroplastic, translating into MQTLLLPAALSGNPTAALPLPRAAPSPLNIHRRLPRSSLSFNHSTANPPFSPPNSLSSLSLSSLKPSLSSYDALGHRGTRLASSISPTFPSSDESEKAKLAQVAKRLENTSRYFRRLGNLGFWGQLVCTVVAAVILSFSVVITGKISSPATFYSTTGGIVAAFISVFWSFGYIRLSDRLRKTASEPSKAPPRADVVKSLKNGIVLNLLGMGAAILGMQATVGLLVAKALTTSANPYYQGISPGSSPVLALDVFLVQASANTILSHFLGLVFSLELLRSVTLPPSETIPVPKAA